The Symphalangus syndactylus isolate Jambi chromosome 8, NHGRI_mSymSyn1-v2.1_pri, whole genome shotgun sequence genome includes a window with the following:
- the LOC129487823 gene encoding transmembrane protein 98-like, with amino-acid sequence METVVIVATGVLATIFLASFAALVLVCRQRYHQPRDRQQRYDSKPIVDLIGAVVTRSEPSELELDDVVITNPHIEAILENKDRIEDASGLMSHCIVILKICHTLTEKLVAMTMGSGAKMRTSAIVSDIVVVAKWNSPRVDDVVKSMYPLLDPKLLDTGTTALLLSVCHLVLVTRNACHLMGGLEWVDQSLSAAEEHLEVLQEAALAFEPDKGLPGPEGFLQEQSAI; translated from the coding sequence ATGGAGACCGTGGTGATTGTTGCCACAGGTGTGCTGGCCACCATCTTTCTGGCTTCGTTTGCAGCCTTGGTGCTGGTTTGCAGGCAGCGCTACCACCAGCCCCGAGACCGGCAGCAGCGCTATGATTCTAAGCCCATTGTGGACCTCATCGGTGCCGTGGTGACCCGGTCTGAGCCCTCTGAGTTAGAACTGGATGATGTTGTTATCACCAACCCCCACATTGAGGCCATTCTGGAGAACAAAGACAGGATCGAAGATGCCTCGGGTCTCATGTCCCACTGCATTGTCATCTTGAAGATTTGTCACACTCTGACAGAGAAGCTTGTTGCCATGACAATGGGCTCTGGGGCCAAGATGAGGACTTCAGCCATTGTCAGCGACATCGTTGTGGTGGCCAAGTGGAACAGCCCCAGGGTAGATGATGTTGTGAAGTCGATGTACCCTCTGTTGGACCCCAAGCTCCTGGACACGGGGACGACTGCCCTGCTCCTGTCTGTCTGTCATCTGGTGCTGGTGACAAGGAATGCCTGCCATCTGATGGGGGGCCTGGAGTGGGTTGACCAGTCACTATCAGCTGCTGAGGAGCATTTGGAAGTCCTTCAAGAAGCAGCCCTAGCTTTTGAGCCAGATAAAGGCCTCCCAGGCCCAGAAGgcttcctgcaggagcagtctgcaATTTAG